From the genome of Planctomycetota bacterium, one region includes:
- a CDS encoding ASKHA domain-containing protein, producing the protein MAKNTHYVTFEPGGQRCEVPDGRTLLESAQAAGIHVNAPCGGKGICGGCRVIIPDDPPKPTENCLRILTGEEIGRSLRLACQVRVTRDLRVVIPEETRLGDQKILTDGVGRPVALEPNARKVSVRLEPPSLRDQRADADRLLDALAERGFSDLHIETEVLRSLPERLRSLDFHPAVVVLGDRVVHLERPTTGEACYGLAVDIGTTTVVGYLVDLVTGETAAVASRANPQTAYGDDVVARIEYCGRKKGGLKTLHDLVIGALNEIIAEVCRQAQIKPSVIYEVSAVGNTTMNHLLLGLPVDAIARAPFVPASTSGRWTLARRLGLKTHARSRLYAAPLIGGFVGADTVAVILATGMHESDRLRLAIDIGTNGEIVVGTRERLLACSAAAGPAFEGARIRYGMRAATGAIDRVDFDGERLALHTIDDAPPVGLCGTGLIDAVAAALEADLIKPNGTMRPPEELRQRGHALAERVIRTDSETALVLATDGETGIGHPILLAQKDIREVQLAKGAIAAGIQILLSLWGARASDVEEVYLAGAFGNRVRPERALAIGLLPDLALGKVRFVGNAAGAGARMLLVNRDLRRTAEDVARGVEHVELSQQADFQSRFADAMFFPKRGAAE; encoded by the coding sequence TTGGCAAAAAACACCCACTACGTCACGTTCGAGCCGGGCGGACAGAGATGCGAGGTGCCGGACGGCCGGACCCTTCTGGAGTCGGCCCAGGCGGCGGGCATCCACGTCAACGCCCCGTGCGGCGGCAAAGGCATCTGCGGCGGGTGCCGGGTGATTATCCCCGACGATCCCCCCAAGCCGACCGAAAACTGCCTCCGCATCCTCACCGGCGAGGAAATCGGCCGAAGCCTCCGCCTGGCGTGCCAGGTCCGCGTCACGCGCGACCTGCGCGTCGTCATCCCCGAGGAGACGCGCCTCGGAGACCAGAAGATCCTCACGGACGGCGTCGGGCGGCCGGTGGCCCTCGAACCGAACGCGCGGAAGGTAAGCGTGCGGCTCGAACCGCCCTCGCTTCGGGACCAGCGAGCGGACGCGGACCGGCTGCTCGACGCCCTGGCGGAGCGGGGCTTTTCGGACCTTCACATCGAGACGGAGGTTCTGCGCAGTTTGCCGGAACGCCTCCGCAGCCTGGACTTCCACCCGGCGGTCGTCGTCCTCGGGGACCGGGTCGTGCACCTGGAGCGCCCGACCACGGGCGAGGCGTGCTACGGCCTGGCGGTGGACATCGGGACGACGACGGTCGTCGGGTACCTGGTGGACCTCGTGACGGGCGAGACGGCCGCAGTCGCCAGCCGCGCCAACCCCCAGACGGCCTACGGCGACGACGTGGTGGCCCGGATCGAATACTGCGGCCGAAAGAAGGGCGGCCTCAAAACGCTGCACGACCTGGTGATCGGGGCTCTGAACGAGATCATCGCCGAGGTGTGCCGCCAGGCCCAAATCAAGCCGTCGGTCATCTATGAAGTCAGCGCGGTCGGCAACACGACGATGAATCACCTGCTACTGGGCCTGCCGGTGGACGCGATCGCGCGGGCGCCCTTTGTGCCGGCCTCGACGTCGGGGCGATGGACGCTGGCCCGGCGTCTGGGTCTGAAGACCCACGCGCGGAGCCGGCTCTATGCGGCGCCCCTCATCGGCGGATTCGTCGGGGCCGACACCGTAGCGGTGATCCTCGCAACCGGGATGCACGAGAGCGACCGCCTCCGCCTCGCCATCGACATCGGGACGAACGGCGAAATCGTCGTCGGGACGCGCGAGCGGCTTCTCGCCTGCTCCGCCGCCGCCGGGCCCGCGTTCGAGGGGGCGCGGATCCGCTACGGCATGCGGGCCGCCACGGGCGCCATCGACCGCGTGGACTTCGACGGCGAGCGCCTCGCGCTCCACACGATCGACGACGCGCCGCCGGTCGGCCTGTGCGGCACGGGTCTCATCGACGCCGTGGCCGCGGCGCTCGAGGCCGACCTCATCAAACCGAACGGGACGATGCGCCCCCCGGAGGAACTCCGGCAGCGCGGCCACGCGCTGGCGGAGCGCGTCATCCGCACGGATTCGGAGACGGCGCTCGTCCTCGCCACGGACGGCGAGACGGGAATCGGCCATCCGATCCTCCTCGCGCAGAAGGACATCCGCGAGGTGCAACTCGCGAAGGGAGCCATCGCCGCGGGGATTCAGATCCTGCTCAGCCTGTGGGGCGCGCGGGCGTCGGACGTGGAGGAGGTTTACCTGGCCGGCGCGTTCGGGAACAGGGTGCGGCCGGAGCGGGCGCTGGCGATCGGCCTTCTGCCGGACCTCGCGCTCGGGAAGGTGCGGTTCGTCGGCAACGCGGCGGGCGCGGGGGCGCGGATGCTCCTGGTGAACCGGGACCTGAGGCGGACGGCGGAGGACGTGGCCCGCGGCGTCGAGCACGTCGAACTTTCGCAGCAGGCCGACTTCCAGTCGCGATTCGCCGACGCCATGTTCTTCCCGAAACGGGGCGCGGCCGAATGA